The Catharus ustulatus isolate bCatUst1 chromosome 13, bCatUst1.pri.v2, whole genome shotgun sequence genome includes a window with the following:
- the IPPK gene encoding inositol-pentakisphosphate 2-kinase yields the protein MEVEKMDENEWKYHGEGNQSLVVSHCQRCVVLRFLKSPPNQNKAPEEILHHLQNIVDFGKHVMKQFFGENYVHHGEIIQLPLDFVRQLCLKIQPERPECRCDKDMDTLSGYAMCLPNLTRLQTFRFAEHRPILCIEIKPKCGFIPFSSHVSQEIKHKVCRYCMHQHLKVANGKWKRPSKYCPLDLFSGNKQRMHFALKSLLQEAQNNLKIFKNGELIYGCKDDQDCVSDWNELARHLKPFFFPSNGLVSGPHCTRTIVKELIHVITMALLSSTDTCRAGHMKTVPLSQGRSYCEASAFNKELVRNGKHKLESSGLPRGCVLYKTLQAQMLDMLDIEGLYPLYSRVEQYLEEFPEERSTLQIDGPYNEAFYEKLLDLSLEDDGTVAFALTKVQQYRIAMTAKDCSIMIALSPCLQDECSEQRPVVLTSKSRFTFSVSVLDLDLKPYESIPHQYKLDGEIVNYYLKNVQAKEDPVMSNLFKENEDCTLVLHKV from the exons CGCTGTGTGGTGCTGCGGTTTCTGAAGTCCCCCCCCAACCAGAATAAG GCTCCAGAGGAAATCCTACACCATCTGCAAAACATCGTAGACTTTGGAAAACATGTGATGAAGCAGTTCTTTGGGGAGAACTATGTTCACCATGGG GAAATTATTCAACTGCCTTTAGACTTTGTAAGACAGCTCTGTTTGAAAATCCAGCCAGAGAGGCCAG AGTGTCGCTGTGACAAGGACATGGACACACTGAGCGGTTACGCGATGTGCCTTCCCAACCTGACGCGGCTGCAGACCTTCCGCTTCGCTGAGCACCGGCCCATCCTCTGCATCGAGATCAAG ccAAAGTGTGGCTTCATTCCCTTTTCCAGCCATGTTTCACAGGAGATAAAGCACAAGGTGTGTCGTTACTGTATGCATCAGCATCTAAAG GTAGCCAATGGAAAATGGAAGCGACCAAGTAAATATTGCCCGTTGGATCTCTTCTCAGG AAATAAACAAAGAATGCACTTTGCTTTGAAGAGCTTATTACAGGAGGCACAGAacaacttgaaaatatttaag AATGGGGAACTAATTTATGGCTGCAAGGATGACCAGGACTGTGTCTCTGACTGGAACGAACTTGCTCGTCACTTaaaacctttctttttcccttccaacGGGCTGGTCAGCGGCCCCCACTGCACAAGGACAATTGTTAAGGAATTAATCCACGTGATAACCATGGCGCTACTGAGTAGCACCGACACCTGCAGGGCAGGCCACATGAAGACAGTTCCCCTGTCACAAGGGAGAAGCTACTGTGAAGCAAGTGCTTTTAATAAGGAGCTAGTAAGGAATG GTAAACATAAATTGGAAAGCTCTGGTTTACCGAGGGGTTGTGTCCTTTATAAAACCCTTCAGGCTCAGATGCTTGACATGCTGGATATTGAAGGACTCTATCCTTTGTACAGTAGAGTTGAACAGTACTTGGAGGAATTTCCTGAAGAGAG aAGTACATTGCAGATAGATGGACCTTACAATGAAGCGTTTTACGAGAAGCTGCTGGACCTTTCCCTGGAAGATGATGGGACAGTGGCATTTGCATTAACAAAG GTGCAGCAGTACAGAATAGCAATGACTGCTAAAGACTGCTCCATCATGATTGCCCTTTCCCCCTGCCTGCAAGATGAATG ctctgagcaAAGACCTGTGGTACTGACATCCAAATCCAGATTCAccttctctgtttctgtgctggACCTGGACCTGAAGCCCTATGAAAGCATCCCCCACCAGTACAAACTCGATGGTGAAATAGTCAACTATTACCTGAAGAATGTACAGGCCAAAGAGGACCCAGTTATGTCCAACCTCTTCAAGGAGAATGAAGACTGCACATTAGTTCTCCATAAAGTGTAA